Proteins co-encoded in one Streptomyces roseochromogenus subsp. oscitans DS 12.976 genomic window:
- a CDS encoding LutC/YkgG family protein encodes MSSRDRVLGRVGRALADVTPDERPYEEAVGRDYLREHGHRTTEQTVELLAENLADYRAIVHRSDAEEMPYLVMRLLAAHGSREVLVPPGLPPEWMSAADPVRIHDRAVSTPQRLDQVDSVVTGCAVAIAETGTIVLDGSPDQGRRRISLIPDHHICVVRVPDQVVSSVPQALERLDPARPLTWISGPSATSDIELDRVEGVHGPRKLEVILLG; translated from the coding sequence ATGAGCAGCAGGGACAGGGTCCTGGGCCGGGTGGGGCGGGCGCTCGCCGACGTGACACCGGACGAGAGGCCGTACGAGGAGGCCGTCGGCCGGGACTATCTGCGTGAACACGGTCACCGCACGACCGAGCAGACGGTGGAGCTGCTGGCCGAGAACCTGGCGGACTACCGGGCGATCGTGCACCGCAGTGACGCCGAGGAGATGCCGTATCTCGTCATGCGGCTGCTGGCCGCGCACGGCTCGCGGGAGGTGCTGGTGCCGCCCGGGCTGCCGCCGGAGTGGATGTCCGCCGCGGACCCGGTGCGGATCCACGACCGGGCGGTGAGCACGCCGCAACGGCTGGACCAGGTGGACAGCGTGGTGACCGGGTGTGCCGTGGCGATCGCCGAGACCGGCACGATCGTGCTGGACGGCTCCCCCGACCAGGGCCGGCGCCGTATCTCACTCATCCCCGACCATCACATCTGTGTCGTCCGCGTCCCGGACCAGGTGGTCTCCTCGGTCCCCCAGGCCCTCGAACGCCTCGACCCGGCCCGCCCGTTGACCTGGATCTCGGGCCCGTCGGCCACCAGCGACATCGAACTGGACCGGGTGGAGGGCGTGCACGGCCCGCGGAAGCTGGAAGTGATCCTGCTCGGCTGA
- a CDS encoding DUF2470 domain-containing protein — protein MGDTQDWTAAPGAAERARSVLAAAWSCAVTADGAREEYVGAHTVTGEGAVRLAVPDDSALFTAAVCAPRQEPSAVLEFADVAPVPVRGRIRARLYLAGWFAPDGGTLLFQPTRVVLRQSSGAVVIDLDDFAAARPDPLAGAEARLLTHLADAHPDAVERLTRLVRPESLHAATRVLPLAVDRHGLTLRIERTRAHGDVRLPFHTPADDVAQLTERMHALLAQASAAACPRALQRQRADGDG, from the coding sequence ATGGGTGACACACAGGACTGGACGGCCGCACCCGGCGCGGCGGAACGGGCACGGTCGGTGCTGGCCGCCGCCTGGTCGTGTGCGGTGACCGCGGACGGTGCCCGCGAGGAGTACGTCGGTGCGCACACCGTGACCGGCGAGGGCGCCGTACGGCTGGCGGTGCCCGACGACAGCGCCCTGTTCACGGCGGCCGTCTGCGCCCCGCGCCAAGAGCCCTCCGCCGTGCTGGAGTTCGCCGACGTGGCCCCCGTACCGGTACGCGGCCGGATCCGGGCCCGGCTCTACCTGGCCGGCTGGTTCGCCCCGGACGGCGGCACCCTGCTGTTCCAGCCCACGCGGGTGGTGCTGCGGCAGTCCTCCGGAGCCGTGGTCATCGACCTCGACGACTTCGCCGCCGCACGGCCCGACCCGCTCGCCGGTGCCGAGGCCCGGCTCCTCACCCACCTCGCCGACGCCCACCCGGACGCCGTCGAGCGGCTGACCCGCCTGGTGCGCCCGGAGAGCCTGCACGCCGCGACCCGCGTGCTGCCCCTCGCCGTCGACCGGCACGGACTGACCCTGCGCATCGAGCGCACCCGCGCCCACGGCGACGTACGGCTGCCCTTCCACACGCCCGCCGACGACGTCGCCCAGCTCACCGAGCGCATGCACGCCCTGCTGGCCCAGGCCAGCGCCGCCGCTTGTCCTCGCGCCCTACAGCGGCAGCGCGCAGACGGCGACGGGTGA
- a CDS encoding alpha/beta fold hydrolase, which yields MSLSYRQPGVILTDRRFTVPLDHAAPDGETIELYAREAVASDKAGQELPWLLYLQGGPGFGANRFVGRQAWLDRALRDYRVLLLDQRGTGSSTPATRQTLPLRGGPAEQADYLTRFRADSIVRDCEAIRAEVTGGAPWTVLGQSFGGFCAVSYLSLAPEGLDTAVITGGLPSLHAHADDVYRSAYPRIERKVTAHYARYPQDVERARRIADHLLTHDVVLPNGYRFTVEAFQSLGLMLGTSDGSHRLHHLLEDALVRTPGGLDLSDAFQEQAQSLLSYAGHPLYALVHEAIYGQDARPTAWAAERVRAEYPQFDAAKALTGDGPVIFTGETIHPWMFEADPALRPLRETADLLAARTDWQSLYDPARLAANEVPVVAAVYHDDMYVDTAHSLETARAIRGLRTWVTDEFEHDGLRAGAPRVLDRLLAMARDEV from the coding sequence TTGAGCCTCAGCTACCGCCAGCCCGGCGTCATCCTCACCGACCGCCGCTTCACCGTGCCCCTCGACCACGCCGCCCCGGACGGCGAGACGATCGAGCTGTACGCCCGCGAGGCGGTCGCGAGCGACAAGGCCGGGCAGGAGCTGCCGTGGCTGCTGTACCTCCAGGGCGGGCCCGGCTTCGGGGCGAATCGTTTCGTCGGACGTCAGGCCTGGCTCGACCGGGCGCTGAGGGACTACCGCGTCCTGCTCCTCGACCAGCGCGGCACCGGCAGCTCCACGCCCGCCACCCGGCAGACGCTCCCCCTGCGCGGCGGTCCCGCCGAGCAGGCCGACTACCTCACCCGCTTCCGTGCCGACTCCATCGTCCGGGACTGCGAGGCCATCCGCGCCGAGGTCACCGGCGGCGCGCCATGGACCGTGCTCGGCCAGAGCTTCGGCGGCTTCTGCGCGGTGTCGTACCTCTCGCTCGCCCCCGAGGGCCTGGACACCGCCGTCATCACCGGCGGCCTGCCCTCCCTGCACGCCCACGCCGACGACGTCTACCGCTCGGCCTACCCGCGCATCGAACGCAAGGTCACCGCGCACTACGCCCGCTATCCGCAGGACGTCGAGCGGGCCCGCCGTATCGCCGACCACCTCCTCACCCATGACGTGGTCCTGCCGAACGGTTACCGGTTCACCGTCGAGGCGTTCCAGTCCCTGGGCCTGATGCTCGGCACGAGCGACGGCAGCCACCGGCTGCACCACCTCCTGGAGGACGCCCTCGTGCGCACACCGGGCGGCCTTGACCTGTCCGACGCCTTCCAGGAGCAGGCCCAGTCCCTGCTGTCGTACGCCGGTCACCCCCTCTACGCGCTCGTCCACGAGGCGATCTACGGCCAGGACGCCCGCCCCACCGCCTGGGCCGCCGAACGGGTCCGCGCCGAGTACCCGCAGTTCGACGCGGCGAAGGCCCTCACGGGCGACGGCCCGGTGATCTTCACCGGCGAGACGATCCACCCCTGGATGTTCGAGGCGGACCCTGCCCTGCGCCCGCTGCGCGAGACCGCCGACCTGCTCGCCGCCCGCACCGACTGGCAGTCCCTCTACGACCCCGCCCGCCTCGCCGCCAACGAGGTCCCGGTGGTGGCGGCCGTCTACCACGACGACATGTACGTCGACACCGCACACTCGCTGGAGACCGCCCGCGCGATCCGCGGCCTGCGCACCTGGGTCACCGACGAGTTCGAGCACGATGGCCTGCGCGCGGGCGCGCCGCGGGTACTGGACCGGCTGCTGGCGATGGCACGCGACGAGGTGTGA
- a CDS encoding PIG-L deacetylase family protein: MTDPQITQLQPLPEDWQRALAVVAHPDDLEYGCSAAIAAWTDAGREVAYVLATRGEAGIDSLDPATCGPLREREQRAGAAVVGVTTVEFLGHRDGVIEYGTALRRDIAAAIRRHRPELVLTLNHRDTWGDASWNTPDHVAVGRATLDAAADAGNRWIFPELTDQGLEPFGGVRWVAVAGSSRPTHAVDARPGLERAVRSLLEHRSYLEALTDQDPETYARAFLTTRTTATAERFGGIPAVAFEVFTR; encoded by the coding sequence ATGACTGATCCACAGATCACTCAGCTCCAGCCCCTGCCCGAGGACTGGCAGCGCGCCCTCGCCGTGGTGGCCCACCCCGACGATCTCGAATACGGCTGCTCCGCGGCCATCGCGGCCTGGACCGACGCCGGCCGCGAGGTCGCCTATGTGCTGGCGACCCGTGGCGAGGCCGGCATCGACAGCCTCGACCCCGCCACCTGCGGCCCGCTGCGCGAGCGTGAGCAGCGGGCCGGCGCGGCCGTCGTCGGCGTCACCACCGTGGAGTTCCTGGGGCACCGGGACGGGGTGATCGAGTACGGCACCGCGCTGCGCCGGGACATCGCCGCCGCGATCCGCCGCCACCGGCCCGAACTCGTCCTCACCCTCAACCACCGCGACACCTGGGGCGACGCCTCCTGGAACACCCCGGACCACGTCGCCGTCGGCCGTGCCACCCTGGACGCCGCCGCGGACGCCGGCAACCGGTGGATCTTCCCGGAACTCACCGATCAGGGCCTCGAACCCTTCGGCGGCGTCCGCTGGGTGGCCGTCGCCGGCTCCAGCCGGCCCACCCACGCCGTCGACGCGCGACCCGGCCTGGAGCGGGCGGTGCGCTCGCTGCTCGAACACCGCAGCTACCTTGAGGCGCTGACCGACCAGGACCCCGAGACCTACGCCCGCGCGTTCCTGACCACGCGGACCACCGCCACCGCCGAACGCTTCGGCGGCATACCGGCGGTGGCCTTCGAGGTCTTCACCCGCTGA
- a CDS encoding lactonase family protein, translating to AADASRAAAPPRGESGPRPLYIGTYTSVDGGGTGIGLASYAQGTGRITGSGTLTGVPDPSYLAVHPDGRTLYAVDERQDGGVTAVRLADRHILGTRDTGGAGPCHLSVHPCGRWLLSANYGSGSVAVHPIDASGALGERTDLVTHTTPAPGPGQDGPHAHQFITAPDGGHVLAVDLGTDTVYSYRLDQADGTLTEVAQAHTRPGAGPRHLTFHPGGRHAYLANEVDDTVAVCGYDPASGRLTIGEPQSTGSGGGTNYPAQFAVTADGGYAFLANRGDNTLARYAIEADGARLRLLGTVPVGGDFPRQIALSPDGRLLFAANQHSGTVTVFQVDRSSGELRPAGEPFASPVAVCALPL from the coding sequence GTGCGGCCGACGCGTCGCGGGCCGCCGCACCGCCCCGGGGCGAGTCCGGCCCCCGGCCGCTCTACATCGGCACCTACACCTCGGTCGACGGCGGCGGCACCGGTATCGGGCTGGCCTCCTACGCCCAGGGGACCGGCCGGATCACCGGCTCCGGCACGCTCACCGGAGTCCCCGACCCGTCATATCTCGCCGTCCATCCGGACGGCCGCACGCTGTACGCGGTGGACGAGCGCCAGGATGGCGGGGTGACGGCCGTACGCCTCGCCGACCGGCACATCCTCGGCACCCGTGACACGGGCGGCGCGGGCCCCTGCCATCTGTCGGTGCACCCCTGCGGACGCTGGCTGCTGAGCGCGAACTACGGCTCGGGCAGTGTCGCCGTGCATCCGATCGACGCCTCCGGCGCCCTCGGCGAGCGCACCGACCTGGTCACGCACACCACGCCGGCACCGGGTCCGGGTCAGGACGGGCCGCACGCGCACCAGTTCATCACCGCCCCGGACGGCGGCCATGTCCTCGCGGTCGACCTCGGCACCGACACCGTCTACAGCTACCGCCTCGACCAGGCGGACGGCACGCTGACGGAGGTTGCGCAGGCGCACACCCGGCCCGGGGCGGGACCGCGCCATCTGACGTTCCATCCGGGCGGCCGCCACGCCTATCTGGCCAACGAGGTGGACGACACGGTCGCCGTCTGCGGCTACGACCCGGCCTCCGGCCGGCTGACGATCGGCGAGCCGCAGTCCACGGGCTCGGGCGGCGGCACCAACTACCCGGCGCAGTTCGCGGTGACGGCGGACGGCGGATACGCCTTCCTGGCCAACCGGGGCGACAACACGCTCGCGCGGTACGCCATCGAGGCCGACGGCGCCCGGCTGCGGCTGCTCGGCACAGTGCCGGTCGGCGGGGACTTCCCGCGGCAGATCGCTCTCTCGCCGGACGGCAGGCTGCTGTTCGCGGCGAACCAGCACTCGGGCACGGTCACGGTCTTCCAGGTGGACCGGTCGAGCGGTGAACTCCGGCCAGCCGGTGAGCCGTTCGCCTCACCCGTCGCCGTCTGCGCGCTGCCGCTGTAG
- a CDS encoding alcohol dehydrogenase catalytic domain-containing protein, with product MLRLEQLDPGEPGPGEVLLRIEVIGINRAGALFRRDSCVEPVKHLPARPRNEASGVVEAVGPGVSGFAAGQAVSVVPNFSHNDYGVYAERALVPVSALVPRPDGVDAVTGAAVWMPHLTAYGAMVKIGGMRPETSRS from the coding sequence GTGCTGCGGCTGGAGCAGCTGGATCCGGGCGAGCCGGGTCCCGGGGAGGTGCTGCTGCGGATCGAGGTGATCGGGATCAACCGGGCCGGGGCCCTGTTCCGCCGGGACAGCTGCGTCGAGCCGGTCAAGCACCTGCCGGCCCGGCCCCGCAACGAGGCCTCCGGAGTGGTGGAGGCCGTCGGGCCGGGGGTGAGCGGATTCGCGGCGGGCCAGGCGGTGAGCGTCGTACCGAACTTCTCCCACAACGACTACGGCGTGTACGCCGAGCGGGCGCTCGTGCCGGTGTCCGCGCTCGTACCCAGGCCGGACGGGGTGGACGCGGTGACCGGCGCCGCCGTGTGGATGCCGCATCTCACCGCGTACGGGGCGATGGTGAAGATCGGCGGCATGCGGCCGGAGACGTCGCGGTCGTGA
- a CDS encoding TetR/AcrR family transcriptional regulator gives MPANQGERARRRLSTEERREQLLSVGAKLFSESPYDDVWIEQVAEIAGVSRGLLYHYFPTKRDFFAAVVERESERMLRMTAAVPGVPVREQLAAGLDTYLGYVQAHAHGFRAFHRADAAGDQAVRRVYQRALAAQEQQILAALAADPEFGPAFEGAPQVRLAVRGWLAFTTAVCLEWLRDGELTREQVRDLCARALLGVIA, from the coding sequence ATGCCCGCGAACCAGGGGGAGCGAGCCCGGCGCCGGCTCAGCACCGAGGAACGCCGTGAGCAGCTGCTGTCGGTCGGGGCGAAGCTGTTCTCGGAGAGCCCGTACGACGACGTGTGGATCGAGCAGGTCGCCGAGATCGCCGGGGTCTCCCGTGGGCTGCTGTACCACTACTTCCCGACCAAGCGGGACTTCTTCGCGGCCGTCGTCGAGCGCGAGAGCGAGCGGATGCTGCGCATGACGGCGGCCGTGCCCGGCGTGCCCGTGCGCGAGCAGCTCGCCGCCGGCCTCGACACCTACCTCGGTTACGTCCAGGCCCACGCCCACGGCTTCCGCGCCTTCCACCGCGCCGACGCGGCCGGCGACCAGGCCGTACGCCGGGTCTACCAGCGGGCCCTGGCCGCCCAGGAGCAGCAGATCCTCGCCGCGCTGGCCGCCGACCCCGAGTTCGGGCCCGCCTTCGAGGGTGCCCCGCAGGTCCGGCTGGCCGTGCGCGGCTGGCTCGCCTTCACCACGGCCGTCTGCCTGGAGTGGCTGCGCGACGGCGAGTTGACCCGCGAGCAGGTGCGCGACCTGTGTGCGCGGGCGCTGTTGGGTGTCATCGCCTGA
- a CDS encoding (Fe-S)-binding protein — MRVALFLTCVNDTLYPDTGRAVVKLLTRLGVDVDFPLGQSCCGQAHYNTGYRHGAEPLARHFSDVFGGYEAIVTPSASCGAMVRELYPRMGDRARAEGRGDSLARTLAPVVPKTYELTEFLVDVLGVTDVGASYPHKVTYHPTCHGLRSLGLGDRPRRLLQAVKGLELVELPGAEECCGFGGTFAVKNAEVSAAMGADKVRSAESTGAQVLCAADNSCLMHLGGTMSRLRTAMRPVHIAEILASTEEEPAA, encoded by the coding sequence ATGCGTGTCGCCCTGTTCCTGACCTGTGTCAACGACACGCTCTATCCGGACACCGGCCGTGCCGTGGTGAAACTGCTGACCAGACTGGGTGTCGACGTCGACTTCCCGCTGGGCCAGAGTTGCTGCGGGCAGGCGCACTACAACACCGGGTACCGGCACGGAGCCGAGCCACTGGCACGGCACTTCTCCGATGTCTTCGGCGGCTATGAGGCGATCGTGACCCCGTCCGCGTCCTGCGGGGCGATGGTGCGGGAGCTGTATCCACGGATGGGTGACCGGGCGCGTGCCGAGGGGCGCGGGGACTCGCTGGCCCGGACGCTGGCGCCGGTGGTCCCGAAGACGTACGAGCTGACGGAGTTCCTGGTCGACGTGCTCGGGGTGACGGACGTCGGCGCCTCTTACCCGCACAAGGTCACCTACCATCCGACCTGTCACGGCCTGCGCTCCCTGGGCCTGGGCGACCGTCCGCGCCGCCTGCTCCAGGCGGTCAAGGGTCTGGAGCTGGTCGAGCTGCCGGGTGCCGAGGAGTGCTGTGGGTTCGGGGGAACGTTCGCGGTGAAGAACGCGGAGGTGTCGGCGGCGATGGGCGCGGACAAAGTGCGCAGTGCCGAGTCGACGGGCGCTCAGGTGCTGTGCGCGGCCGACAACTCGTGTCTGATGCACCTCGGCGGCACGATGAGCCGGCTGCGCACCGCCATGCGGCCGGTGCACATCGCGGAGATCCTGGCGAGCACCGAGGAGGAACCGGCGGCATGA
- a CDS encoding LutB/LldF family L-lactate oxidation iron-sulfur protein, with protein sequence MSGTFVGMPAFPKAARDAVRNPTLRGNLRHATHTIRAKRARAVAELDDWSALREAGRRIKDHTLRHLDRYLLQLEESVTAAGGTVHWAADADDANRIVTQLVKETGESEVVKVKSMATQEIGLNEALLEAGIRAYETDLAELIVQLGKDRPSHILVPAIHRNRGEIRDIFRAEMGEWGRPAPEGLTDTPAELAEAARLHLREKFLRAKVGISGANFMVAETGTLVVVESEGNGRMCLTLPETLISVVGIEKVVPAWRDLEVFLQTLPRSSTAERMNPYTSTWTGTTDDDGPRTFHLVLLDNGRTDTLADQVGRQALRCIRCSACLNVCPVYERAGGHAYGSVYPGPIGAILSPQLRGTAGEIDASLPYASSLCGACYEVCPVAIDIPEVLVHLRERVVEGGPAVRQGNKVMLKPAKGHAAERAAMRAARWAFTHPGALRTGQRLASRTRRLHPRTLPGPGKAWSGTRDLPPLPAEPFRDWWQRTRGGKGDAK encoded by the coding sequence ATGAGCGGAACGTTCGTCGGCATGCCGGCCTTTCCCAAGGCCGCTCGCGATGCCGTACGCAATCCCACCCTGCGCGGCAATCTGCGGCACGCCACGCACACCATCCGCGCCAAACGAGCCCGCGCGGTGGCCGAGTTGGACGACTGGTCGGCGCTGCGCGAGGCGGGCCGCCGGATCAAGGACCACACGCTGCGCCATCTCGACCGCTATCTGCTGCAGTTGGAGGAGTCGGTCACGGCGGCGGGCGGTACGGTCCACTGGGCCGCCGACGCGGACGACGCCAACCGCATCGTCACTCAACTCGTCAAGGAAACCGGCGAGTCGGAGGTCGTCAAGGTCAAGTCGATGGCCACGCAGGAGATCGGGCTCAACGAAGCCCTTCTCGAAGCGGGCATCCGCGCCTACGAGACCGACCTCGCCGAGCTGATCGTGCAGTTGGGCAAGGACCGGCCCTCGCACATCCTGGTGCCGGCGATCCATCGCAACAGGGGTGAGATCCGGGACATCTTCCGGGCGGAGATGGGCGAGTGGGGCCGTCCCGCTCCCGAGGGCCTCACCGACACGCCCGCTGAACTCGCCGAGGCCGCGCGGCTGCACCTGCGGGAGAAGTTCCTGCGGGCCAAGGTCGGCATCTCCGGCGCCAACTTCATGGTCGCCGAGACCGGCACGCTGGTGGTGGTGGAGTCCGAGGGCAACGGCCGGATGTGCCTGACCCTGCCGGAGACACTGATCTCGGTCGTGGGCATCGAGAAGGTGGTGCCGGCCTGGCGGGACCTGGAGGTCTTCCTCCAAACGCTCCCCCGCTCCTCCACCGCCGAACGCATGAACCCGTACACGAGCACGTGGACCGGGACGACGGACGACGACGGGCCGCGGACCTTCCATCTGGTGCTGCTCGACAACGGCCGCACCGACACCCTCGCCGACCAGGTCGGCCGCCAGGCCCTGCGCTGCATCCGCTGCTCGGCCTGCCTCAACGTCTGTCCCGTCTACGAGCGGGCCGGCGGGCACGCCTACGGCTCGGTCTACCCGGGCCCGATCGGCGCGATCCTCAGCCCCCAACTCCGGGGCACGGCAGGCGAGATCGACGCCTCACTGCCGTACGCGTCGAGTCTGTGCGGCGCCTGCTACGAGGTGTGCCCGGTCGCCATCGACATCCCCGAGGTGCTGGTGCATCTGCGCGAGCGGGTCGTGGAGGGCGGTCCCGCGGTGCGGCAGGGCAACAAGGTGATGCTGAAGCCGGCCAAGGGCCACGCGGCCGAGCGGGCGGCCATGCGCGCGGCACGCTGGGCCTTCACCCACCCCGGCGCCCTGCGCACCGGCCAGCGCCTCGCCTCCCGCACCCGCCGCCTCCACCCCCGTACCCTGCCCGGCCCGGGCAAGGCGTGGAGCGGCACCAGGGACCTGCCGCCCCTACCGGCGGAACCCTTCCGGGACTGGTGGCAGCGCACCCGCGGTGGAAAGGGCGACGCCAAGTGA
- a CDS encoding pentapeptide repeat-containing protein: MPDQTEDTAELRGDCASCFGLCCVALPFAASADFALNKPAGKPCPNLRGDHRCGIHADLREKGFSGCTVYDCFGAGQKVSQLTFGGQDWRTASKEHARRLLDVFPVVRQLHELLWYLTEALGLAAAGPVHPDLRRALAETEQLTRQSPEELAALDVAAHRQQVNVLLLRTSELARAGAGSGGGKGGKKGKDRRGADLIGARLRGADLRGASLRGAYLIAADLTGADLRDADMIGADLRDADLTDADLTGAFFLTQPQLNAARGSAGTRLPGSVSRPVHWTAGR; the protein is encoded by the coding sequence ATGCCAGATCAGACAGAGGACACTGCGGAGCTGCGCGGCGACTGTGCGAGCTGCTTCGGGCTGTGCTGTGTCGCCCTGCCCTTCGCCGCGTCCGCCGACTTCGCGCTGAACAAGCCCGCCGGGAAGCCGTGCCCGAACCTCCGGGGCGACCACCGCTGCGGCATCCACGCCGACCTGCGCGAGAAGGGGTTCAGCGGCTGCACGGTCTACGACTGCTTCGGCGCCGGACAGAAGGTCTCGCAGCTCACCTTCGGCGGGCAGGACTGGCGTACGGCGTCGAAGGAGCACGCGCGCCGGTTGCTCGACGTGTTTCCTGTCGTACGGCAGCTGCACGAGCTGCTGTGGTACCTGACCGAGGCGCTCGGCCTGGCCGCCGCCGGCCCCGTCCATCCCGACCTGCGGCGGGCGCTGGCGGAGACCGAGCAGCTGACCCGGCAGAGCCCCGAGGAGCTGGCCGCGCTGGACGTGGCCGCGCACCGGCAGCAGGTCAATGTGCTGCTGCTGCGCACCAGCGAACTGGCCCGGGCCGGTGCCGGCAGCGGCGGCGGAAAGGGCGGCAAGAAGGGCAAGGACCGCCGGGGCGCGGATCTCATCGGCGCCCGGCTCCGGGGCGCCGATCTTCGCGGGGCGAGTCTGCGCGGCGCGTATCTCATCGCCGCCGACCTCACCGGCGCGGATCTGCGCGACGCGGACATGATCGGCGCGGACCTGCGGGACGCCGACCTGACCGACGCGGACCTCACCGGTGCCTTTTTCCTCACCCAGCCGCAGCTGAACGCCGCGCGGGGCAGCGCCGGGACCCGGTTGCCGGGGTCAGTCAGCCGGCCGGTGCACTGGACAGCGGGCCGCTGA
- a CDS encoding cytochrome P450, translating to MAGTTETSDTGLPKGFRSAEQGWPELHRIPHPPRRLPLLGDVLGADRRTPVQDSMRLARDLGPIFRRRAFGKEFVFVWGARPAADLADESRFAKHVGLGVANLRPVAGDGLFTAYNHEPNWQLAHDVLAPGFSREAMAGYHAMMLAVAGRLTDRWDREAAAGRTVDVPGDMTKLTLETIARTGFGHDFGSFERERPHPFVTAMVGTLTYAQRLNSVPGPLAPLVLRAAARRNAADLAYLNRTVDDLVADRRRSGRGDGDLLDRMLETAHPETGEKLSAQNVRKQVITFLVAGHETTSGALSFALYYLARHPEIAARARAEVDRVWGDTAQPGYDQVAKLRYVRRVLDESLRLWPTAPAFAREARHDTVLAGDHPMLRGGWALVLTPMLHRDPEVWGEDAERFDPDRFDAQAVRSRPAHTFKPFGTGARACIGRQFALHEATLVLGLLLRRYDLKSDPGYRLTVTERLTVMPEGLRLGLEQRPIGGNLGERQATTVPQTNDGTSRHFETSAARCPVHRPAD from the coding sequence ATGGCGGGGACCACGGAGACCTCGGACACAGGCCTGCCGAAGGGTTTCCGGAGCGCCGAGCAGGGCTGGCCCGAGCTGCACCGCATCCCGCATCCGCCGCGCCGGCTGCCGCTGCTCGGCGATGTGCTCGGCGCCGACCGGCGCACGCCCGTGCAGGACTCGATGCGCCTCGCTCGCGACCTGGGGCCGATCTTCCGGCGGCGGGCCTTCGGCAAGGAGTTCGTGTTCGTGTGGGGCGCGCGGCCGGCCGCGGACCTGGCTGACGAGTCCCGGTTCGCCAAGCACGTCGGGCTGGGCGTGGCCAATCTGCGTCCGGTCGCCGGGGACGGCCTGTTCACCGCCTACAACCACGAGCCCAACTGGCAGCTGGCGCACGACGTCCTGGCGCCCGGCTTCAGCCGGGAGGCCATGGCGGGCTACCACGCGATGATGCTGGCGGTCGCCGGGCGGCTGACCGATCGCTGGGACCGTGAGGCAGCGGCCGGGCGCACGGTGGACGTGCCCGGGGACATGACCAAGCTGACGCTGGAGACGATCGCGCGGACCGGGTTCGGGCACGACTTCGGCTCCTTCGAACGGGAGCGGCCGCACCCCTTCGTCACCGCGATGGTCGGCACGCTCACCTATGCCCAGCGCCTGAACAGCGTGCCCGGGCCGCTGGCCCCGCTGGTGCTGCGCGCCGCCGCCCGGCGCAACGCGGCCGACCTGGCCTATCTCAACCGCACGGTCGACGACCTGGTCGCGGACCGGCGCCGGTCGGGCCGCGGGGACGGCGACCTGCTGGACCGGATGCTGGAGACGGCGCATCCGGAGACGGGCGAGAAGCTGTCGGCGCAGAACGTCCGCAAGCAGGTGATCACGTTCCTGGTCGCGGGCCACGAGACCACCTCGGGCGCGCTCTCCTTCGCCCTGTACTACCTCGCCCGGCACCCCGAGATCGCCGCCCGGGCCCGCGCCGAGGTGGACCGCGTCTGGGGCGACACCGCACAGCCGGGCTACGACCAGGTCGCCAAGCTGCGCTATGTCCGCCGGGTGCTGGACGAGTCGCTGCGCCTGTGGCCGACCGCCCCGGCCTTCGCCCGCGAGGCCCGGCACGACACGGTCCTCGCCGGCGACCATCCGATGCTCCGGGGCGGCTGGGCGCTGGTGCTGACACCGATGCTGCACCGCGACCCCGAGGTGTGGGGCGAGGACGCCGAGCGGTTCGACCCGGACCGCTTCGACGCGCAGGCCGTACGCTCCCGGCCCGCGCACACCTTCAAGCCGTTCGGCACCGGCGCACGGGCCTGCATCGGCCGCCAGTTCGCCCTGCACGAGGCGACGCTGGTCCTCGGCCTGCTGCTGCGCCGCTACGACCTGAAGTCCGACCCCGGATACAGGCTGACGGTCACGGAGAGGCTGACCGTGATGCCGGAGGGATTGCGACTGGGGTTGGAACAGCGCCCCATTGGGGGGAACTTGGGGGAGCGACAAGCCACGACGGTCCCGCAGACGAACGACGGCACATCAAGGCACTTCGAAACGTCAGCGGCCCGCTGTCCAGTGCACCGGCCGGCTGACTGA
- a CDS encoding zinc-binding dehydrogenase: MNAASSSAGPAALRTAKRERLSAAGAAEVIVSAEEDVAGRVRELTGGRGAEFVFDAVAGPGVREPARAVAADGTLFLRGAQSGQPTPYPWFELDMPALNMRTFTMLEITRDPERMRRAR; encoded by the coding sequence GTGAACGCGGCGTCCAGCAGCGCCGGGCCGGCCGCCCTGCGGACGGCCAAGCGGGAGCGGCTGTCGGCCGCGGGCGCGGCGGAGGTGATCGTCTCCGCCGAGGAGGACGTGGCCGGGCGGGTGCGGGAGCTGACCGGTGGGCGCGGGGCCGAGTTCGTCTTCGACGCCGTGGCCGGGCCGGGCGTACGGGAGCCGGCCCGGGCGGTGGCGGCCGACGGGACGCTGTTCCTGAGGGGCGCGCAGAGCGGGCAGCCCACGCCGTATCCCTGGTTCGAACTGGACATGCCGGCGCTGAACATGCGGACATTCACCATGCTGGAGATCACCCGCGATCCCGAACGGATGCGGCGCGCCCGGTGA